From a single Thioalbus denitrificans genomic region:
- the nudE gene encoding ADP compounds hydrolase NudE, translated as MRDKPQILGSRIVARSRLFQVEELDLRFANGTEVSYERLRGAGRGSVLVVPMLDADNLLLVREYAAGVHRYELGFPKGLVEPGESPLEAANREMMEEVGYGSRALEYLTSFTVAPGYLEFSTDVVLARELYEQRCPGDEPETIEVVPWRLSQAAELLMREDFTEARSIAALLLVKEKLNHGG; from the coding sequence ATGCGCGACAAGCCGCAGATACTCGGATCCCGCATCGTGGCCCGCAGCCGGCTGTTCCAGGTCGAGGAGCTCGACCTCCGTTTCGCCAACGGGACGGAGGTGAGCTACGAGCGGCTCCGGGGCGCCGGCCGGGGTTCGGTGCTGGTGGTACCCATGCTGGATGCGGACAATCTCCTGCTGGTGCGGGAGTACGCCGCCGGCGTGCACCGCTACGAGCTGGGCTTCCCCAAGGGGCTGGTGGAGCCGGGCGAGTCCCCGCTCGAAGCCGCCAACCGCGAAATGATGGAGGAGGTGGGCTACGGTTCCCGGGCCCTGGAGTACCTCACTTCGTTCACCGTTGCACCGGGTTACCTCGAATTCAGCACCGACGTGGTGCTGGCCCGGGAGCTGTATGAGCAGCGCTGCCCGGGCGACGAGCCCGAGACCATCGAGGTGGTGCCCTGGCGCCTCAGCCAGGCCGCCGAGCTGCTCATGCGCGAGGATTTCACCGAGGCCCGCAGCATCGCGGCCCTCCTGCTGGTCAAGGAGAAACTCAATCATGGCGGCTGA
- the yrfG gene encoding GMP/IMP nucleotidase translates to MIDWNPIRTVLLDMDGTLLDLHFDNHFFLEHMPRRYAEHTGLSLEEARETLLARYRQVEGTMDWYCLDYWTRELGMDVAVLKQEVEHLIQVHPHVESFLRAVRAGGRRTVLVTNAHTKSLTLKMERTRLGEDFDRIVCAHDFGVPKENPDFWPHLQTVEPFEPGSTILVDDSLAVLRSARRYGIGQLLAVRRPDSRQPLREITEFDAITSFRDIMPPSA, encoded by the coding sequence ATGATCGACTGGAACCCCATCCGCACCGTGCTCCTGGACATGGACGGCACGCTGCTCGACCTGCACTTCGACAACCACTTCTTCCTCGAGCACATGCCCCGGCGCTACGCCGAGCACACCGGCCTCTCCCTGGAGGAGGCGCGGGAGACGCTGCTGGCCCGCTACCGCCAGGTGGAGGGCACCATGGACTGGTACTGCCTGGACTACTGGACCCGGGAGCTGGGCATGGACGTGGCGGTGCTGAAGCAGGAGGTGGAGCACCTGATCCAGGTCCACCCCCACGTGGAGAGCTTCCTGCGCGCGGTGCGCGCCGGTGGACGCCGGACGGTGCTGGTGACCAACGCCCATACCAAGAGCCTGACCCTGAAGATGGAGCGCACCCGCCTGGGGGAGGATTTCGATCGCATCGTCTGCGCCCACGATTTCGGCGTGCCGAAGGAGAATCCCGACTTCTGGCCCCACCTGCAGACGGTGGAGCCCTTCGAACCCGGGAGCACGATACTGGTGGACGACAGCCTGGCGGTACTGCGCTCGGCGCGCCGCTACGGCATCGGCCAGCTGCTGGCGGTGCGGCGCCCGGACTCGCGCCAGCCCCTGCGGGAGATCACCGAGTTCGACGCCATCACCAGCTTCCGCGACATCATGCCCCCCAGCGCCTGA
- the cysQ gene encoding 3'(2'),5'-bisphosphate nucleotidase CysQ, with translation MAAEDRTSPDNCAELLDSVVSLARDAGARILAVYNRGGELDVQQKDDRSPLTEADMAAHHAIVAGLGLLTPELPVLSEESAAIPFAERAAWSRYWLVDPLDGTKEFIKRNGEFTVNIALIDGHRSVLGVVYTPVSGLTYYACRGQGAFKIEGGGEPVPIHARPRRGGTPVVVGSRSHPSEAFQHFLRAIGEHEVISMGSSLKSCLVAEGRADIYPRLGLTSEWDTAAAQCVVEEAGGALVDTGMRPLRYNTKESLLNPHFLVVGDPDYPWRKFLPAA, from the coding sequence ATGGCGGCTGAAGACCGCACCTCCCCCGACAACTGTGCCGAGCTGCTCGATTCCGTGGTCTCGCTCGCCCGTGACGCGGGGGCCCGCATCCTCGCCGTCTACAACCGCGGCGGGGAGCTCGACGTGCAGCAGAAGGACGACCGCTCCCCCCTCACCGAGGCGGACATGGCCGCCCATCACGCCATCGTGGCCGGTCTCGGCCTGCTGACGCCGGAGCTGCCCGTGCTCTCCGAGGAGTCCGCCGCGATCCCGTTCGCCGAGCGTGCGGCCTGGAGCCGCTACTGGCTGGTGGACCCGCTGGACGGCACCAAGGAGTTCATCAAGCGCAACGGGGAGTTCACCGTGAATATCGCCCTGATCGACGGCCACCGGTCGGTTCTCGGGGTGGTCTACACGCCGGTCAGCGGCCTGACCTACTACGCCTGCCGTGGCCAGGGCGCGTTCAAGATCGAGGGCGGCGGCGAACCGGTGCCCATCCATGCCCGGCCCCGCCGCGGCGGGACGCCGGTGGTGGTCGGCAGCCGTTCCCATCCCAGCGAGGCGTTCCAGCACTTCCTGCGGGCCATCGGCGAGCACGAGGTGATCTCCATGGGCAGCTCGCTCAAGTCCTGCCTCGTGGCCGAGGGCAGGGCCGATATCTATCCGCGGCTGGGGCTGACCTCCGAGTGGGACACCGCCGCGGCCCAGTGCGTGGTGGAGGAGGCCGGCGGCGCCCTGGTGGACACCGGGATGCGGCCGTTGCGCTACAACACCAAGGAGTCCCTGCTGAACCCCCACTTCCTGGTGGTGGGCGACCCGGACTATCCCTGGCGGAAGTTTCTCCCGGCGGCCTGA
- a CDS encoding DUF411 domain-containing protein, whose product MNGRKTLAGLLTALLLGGPGLAAAADVLVYKSPTCGCCGAWVEHMRANGFNVVTRNVEDLAPLKQRLGVSPQVASCHTAVVDGYVVEGHVPADVVEKLLSERPAVTGIAAPGMPVGSPGMEVPGQPARPYTVVSFDDQGRVREYARR is encoded by the coding sequence ATGAACGGCAGAAAGACACTGGCGGGGCTGCTGACAGCCCTGCTGCTGGGCGGGCCGGGCCTTGCGGCCGCGGCCGATGTGCTGGTCTACAAGAGCCCCACCTGCGGCTGCTGCGGCGCCTGGGTGGAGCACATGCGCGCCAACGGCTTCAACGTGGTCACCCGCAACGTGGAGGACCTCGCGCCCCTGAAGCAGCGCCTCGGCGTGAGTCCCCAGGTGGCCAGCTGCCATACCGCGGTGGTGGACGGCTACGTGGTGGAGGGGCACGTTCCCGCCGACGTGGTGGAGAAGCTTCTCAGCGAGCGCCCCGCCGTGACCGGCATCGCGGCCCCCGGCATGCCCGTCGGCTCCCCGGGCATGGAAGTCCCCGGCCAGCCGGCCCGGCCCTACACCGTGGTCAGCTTCGACGACCAGGGCCGCGTGCGGGAATACGCCCGCCGCTGA
- a CDS encoding ATP-binding protein, which produces MTPLLPRSLSGRLILLIAGVLLLAQLLSAAVLLADRGTVLYQATGLASAQRIAGIVRLLDPMGPDERRRAVQALDVAPLRLTLAPVAWPPAGAEAGDSRGVFLSGVLGRLLEGRPLRVAVGEPALAALPPGRPGWGPGRGMGGMMYRHMTAAGLAPPGRAAFLAQVQLGDGTWVTFDHRLPEEIFTWPWKLLASLAILLGATVLTALLAVRWLTRPLTTLATAADELGRDMQRQPLPEDGPAEVARAARAFNRMQQRLVRFIGDRSRVLAAVSHDLKTPITRLRLRTELLADEALQEKYRGDLDEMEAMVRDTLDFMRGTDTAEATRPVDINALVETLQADAEAAGATVAVRGSAAAPYPGRPLALKRCLGNLLENGRKYGDAVEVELEEAGPELSIRVLDRGPGIPEAELERVFDPFYRLEGSRSRSTGGSGLGLGIARNIARAHGGELTLRNRPGGGLEARLTLPRPAA; this is translated from the coding sequence ATGACCCCGCTGCTGCCCCGCTCCCTGTCCGGCCGCCTGATCCTGCTCATCGCGGGCGTGCTGCTGCTCGCCCAGCTGCTCAGCGCCGCGGTGCTGCTCGCCGACCGGGGCACGGTGCTCTACCAGGCCACCGGCCTGGCCTCGGCCCAGCGCATCGCCGGCATCGTCCGGCTGCTCGATCCCATGGGCCCGGATGAGCGCCGGCGCGCGGTGCAGGCCCTGGATGTTGCGCCCCTGCGCCTGACCCTGGCACCGGTCGCCTGGCCCCCGGCGGGCGCGGAGGCCGGCGACAGCCGCGGCGTGTTTCTCTCGGGCGTGCTGGGCCGCCTGCTGGAGGGGCGCCCGCTGCGGGTCGCCGTGGGCGAGCCCGCCCTGGCCGCCCTCCCGCCCGGCCGCCCGGGCTGGGGCCCCGGCCGGGGAATGGGGGGGATGATGTACCGGCACATGACCGCCGCGGGGCTGGCGCCGCCGGGGCGGGCCGCCTTCCTGGCCCAGGTGCAGCTGGGCGACGGCACCTGGGTGACCTTCGATCACCGTCTGCCCGAGGAGATCTTCACCTGGCCATGGAAGCTGCTGGCGAGCCTGGCCATCCTGCTGGGCGCCACTGTCCTCACGGCGCTGCTGGCAGTACGCTGGCTGACCCGCCCGCTGACCACCCTGGCCACGGCCGCCGACGAGCTGGGGCGGGACATGCAGCGCCAGCCGCTGCCCGAGGACGGTCCCGCCGAGGTGGCCCGGGCCGCCCGTGCCTTCAACCGCATGCAGCAGCGGCTGGTGCGCTTCATCGGCGACCGGTCCCGGGTCCTGGCCGCCGTCTCCCACGATCTCAAGACCCCCATCACCCGCCTGCGCCTGCGCACCGAGCTGCTCGCCGACGAGGCGCTGCAGGAGAAGTACCGCGGCGACCTGGACGAGATGGAGGCCATGGTCCGCGACACGCTCGATTTCATGCGCGGCACCGACACCGCCGAGGCGACCCGGCCGGTGGACATCAATGCCCTGGTGGAGACCCTGCAGGCGGACGCCGAGGCGGCCGGCGCCACGGTGGCGGTGCGCGGCAGCGCCGCCGCCCCCTACCCGGGACGACCGCTGGCGCTCAAACGCTGCCTGGGCAACCTGCTGGAGAACGGCCGCAAGTACGGCGACGCGGTGGAGGTGGAGCTGGAGGAGGCGGGACCGGAGCTCTCCATCCGCGTGCTGGACCGTGGACCCGGCATCCCGGAGGCGGAGCTGGAACGGGTCTTCGACCCCTTCTACCGCCTGGAGGGCTCGCGCAGCCGCAGCACCGGCGGCAGCGGCCTCGGCCTGGGCATCGCCCGCAACATCGCCCGCGCCCACGGCGGCGAACTCACCCTCCGCAACCGCCCCGGCGGCGGCCTCGAGGCGCGCCTCACCCTCCCCCGCCCCGCCGCCTGA
- a CDS encoding DUF302 domain-containing protein, with protein sequence MYGFYVTLPGPLEAVQGRVVEALKEEGFGVLTEIDVQATLKAKLGVERRPYRILGACNPALANRALEADPDIGLLLPCNVVVQEQEDGQVRVGFMDPAAVLNLVEQPGVDELAGEVRGRLERVRDRLGA encoded by the coding sequence ATGTACGGATTCTATGTGACGCTCCCGGGCCCCCTGGAGGCCGTGCAGGGCCGCGTGGTGGAGGCGCTCAAGGAGGAGGGTTTCGGGGTGCTCACCGAGATCGATGTCCAGGCCACCCTGAAGGCCAAGCTCGGCGTCGAGCGCCGCCCCTACCGGATTCTCGGCGCCTGCAACCCGGCACTGGCCAACCGGGCGCTGGAGGCGGATCCCGACATCGGCCTGCTGCTGCCCTGCAACGTGGTGGTCCAGGAACAGGAGGACGGCCAGGTAAGGGTCGGCTTCATGGACCCGGCGGCGGTGCTCAACCTGGTGGAGCAGCCGGGCGTGGACGAGCTGGCCGGCGAAGTGCGCGGCCGACTGGAGCGGGTCCGCGACCGGCTCGGCGCCTGA
- a CDS encoding Spy/CpxP family protein refolding chaperone has protein sequence MKRTTKYAAVAAALGIGLAAATALQAQGPGYGYGPCGAGQAWGQGTGQQAPAGPGYGPCWNQQGMGPGMMGPGYGRGPGMMGPGYGGRGMRGPGMMGPGYGRGMTGSRGGMGAMGLTPDQAQARLDYVKSQLQIGPEQEAAWERYAAVVREQAAEQQSFFENRIQRMQAARAMPLEERIKFRDQMMRSRFESRDKTDKAALDLYGDLTPAQRQTADWLLGGRW, from the coding sequence ATGAAACGCACCACCAAGTACGCCGCCGTCGCCGCGGCACTGGGCATCGGCCTCGCGGCCGCCACCGCCCTCCAGGCCCAGGGACCGGGTTATGGCTATGGACCCTGCGGCGCCGGCCAGGCCTGGGGCCAGGGCACCGGCCAGCAGGCGCCGGCCGGACCCGGTTATGGACCGTGCTGGAACCAGCAGGGCATGGGGCCCGGCATGATGGGTCCCGGCTACGGCCGCGGCCCGGGCATGATGGGTCCCGGCTACGGGGGACGCGGCATGCGCGGCCCCGGCATGATGGGTCCCGGCTATGGCCGCGGCATGACCGGCTCCCGCGGCGGGATGGGCGCCATGGGCCTCACGCCCGACCAGGCCCAGGCGCGGCTCGACTACGTGAAGTCGCAGCTGCAGATCGGTCCGGAGCAGGAGGCGGCGTGGGAGCGCTATGCCGCCGTGGTCAGGGAGCAGGCCGCCGAGCAGCAGTCGTTCTTCGAGAACCGCATCCAGCGCATGCAGGCCGCCCGGGCCATGCCCCTGGAGGAGCGCATCAAGTTCCGCGACCAGATGATGCGCAGCCGCTTCGAGTCCCGCGACAAGACCGACAAGGCGGCCCTCGATCTCTACGGCGACCTGACCCCGGCGCAGCGGCAGACCGCCGACTGGCTGCTGGGCGGCCGCTGGTGA
- the hslR gene encoding ribosome-associated heat shock protein Hsp15, which yields MPRQKIHQRKHDHAPAGPAPERVRLDKWLWAARFFKTRALAQEAIEGGKVHYNGERSKPGRLVQEGATIEVTQDPCRRTLVVRGLDERRGPASRARQLYEETPESIAAREALAEQRRFLAASAPAPAHRPSKKDRRRIVRFTGKGE from the coding sequence ATGCCCCGCCAGAAGATCCACCAGAGGAAACACGACCATGCCCCCGCCGGCCCGGCGCCGGAGAGGGTGCGCCTGGACAAGTGGCTGTGGGCGGCCCGCTTCTTCAAGACCCGGGCCCTGGCCCAGGAAGCCATCGAGGGCGGCAAGGTCCACTACAACGGCGAGCGCAGCAAGCCGGGCCGGCTGGTGCAGGAGGGCGCCACCATCGAGGTGACCCAGGACCCCTGCCGGCGGACGCTGGTGGTGCGCGGGCTGGACGAGCGCCGCGGCCCGGCCAGCCGCGCCCGGCAGCTCTACGAGGAGACCCCGGAGAGCATCGCCGCCCGCGAGGCGCTGGCCGAGCAGCGCCGCTTCCTGGCGGCCTCGGCGCCGGCACCGGCACACCGCCCGAGCAAGAAGGACCGCCGCCGCATCGTCCGCTTCACCGGCAAGGGCGAGTAA
- a CDS encoding response regulator: MERSEQILVVDDDPEIRSLLADYLGRNGYRVATAADGRAMWPLLEQSRVDLVILDIMLPGDDGLVLCRNLRARSEVPIIMLTARGEDMDRIIGLEMGADDYLPKPFNPRELLARIKGVLRRARAARMEGFPADTRRVRFADWTLDVTGRQLVSPAGVVVPLSGGEYRLLTVFLEHPRRVLSRDQILDLCQGRDWDPFDRSIDVQVSRLRRRLGEDAREPELIKTVRGEGYILAAEVHPEH, from the coding sequence ATGGAACGCAGCGAACAGATCCTGGTGGTGGACGACGACCCGGAGATCCGCAGCCTGCTGGCGGACTACCTGGGCCGCAACGGTTACCGCGTGGCGACCGCCGCCGACGGCCGCGCCATGTGGCCGCTGCTGGAGCAGAGCCGGGTGGACCTGGTGATCCTGGACATCATGCTGCCGGGTGACGACGGGCTGGTGCTGTGCCGCAACCTGCGGGCCCGCTCCGAGGTGCCCATCATCATGCTCACCGCCCGCGGCGAGGACATGGATCGCATCATCGGCCTGGAGATGGGGGCCGACGACTACCTGCCGAAGCCCTTCAATCCACGCGAGTTGCTGGCACGCATCAAGGGCGTCCTGCGCCGGGCGCGCGCCGCCCGGATGGAAGGCTTCCCCGCCGACACCCGCCGGGTGCGCTTCGCCGACTGGACCCTGGATGTGACCGGCCGCCAGCTGGTCTCCCCGGCGGGCGTGGTGGTGCCGCTCAGCGGCGGCGAGTACCGGCTGCTGACGGTGTTCCTCGAGCACCCCCGGCGGGTGCTCAGCCGCGACCAGATCCTGGACCTCTGCCAGGGCCGGGACTGGGACCCCTTCGACCGCAGCATCGATGTGCAGGTCAGCCGGCTGCGGCGGCGCCTGGGCGAGGACGCCAGGGAGCCGGAGCTGATCAAGACCGTGCGCGGCGAGGGCTATATCCTCGCCGCCGAGGTCCACCCGGAGCACTGA
- a CDS encoding ABC transporter ATP-binding protein, whose amino-acid sequence METTRADIRPFPAPPPVPAATEGTPYSWARIRELVLSHRRELILANLIAVLGTLASVPIPLLMPLLVDEVLLGKPGAAVAFMDRLFPAAWHGPLLYIGAVLALTLVLRVAALGLGVWQMRQFAVMAKDITYRIRRDLLGRLQRVSMAEYEILGSGTVASHFVTDVEAIDQFLGTGLSKFLVAVLTLTGTAAILLWMHWQLALFILFLNPLVIYLTTLMGRRVKQLKKRENSAFELFQECLTETLDAIQQVRAANRERYYLGLVDRRARAIRDRAAAYTWKSEAATRLSFVVFLFGFDVFRALSMLMVLFSGLSVGEMMAVFGYLWFMMGPVQEVLGIQYAHSAASGALGRINRLFDLHEEPHYPHLRDPFSGKLTTAVRLENVSFAYGDGPPVLDGVTLAIAPGEKVALVGASGGGKTTLVQVLLGLYTPTAGRVCFDGVPVTEIGLEVVRENVATVLQHPAIFNDTVRMNLTLGREASDAALWRALEVAQLRALVERLPAGLDTQVGRQGVRLSGGQRQRLAVARMVLTDPKVVILDEATSALDTETETRLHAALREYLAGRTTLIIAHRLSAVRQADRVYVFDAGHIIEEGHHDELIRADGLYARLYGKVQE is encoded by the coding sequence TTGGAGACCACCCGCGCCGACATCCGCCCCTTCCCCGCCCCGCCGCCCGTACCGGCCGCGACGGAGGGAACGCCCTATTCGTGGGCGCGGATCCGCGAGCTGGTGCTGTCCCACCGGCGCGAGCTGATACTGGCCAACCTCATCGCCGTTCTCGGCACCCTGGCGAGCGTTCCCATCCCGCTGCTGATGCCGCTGCTGGTGGACGAGGTCCTGCTGGGAAAACCGGGGGCGGCGGTGGCGTTCATGGACCGTCTCTTTCCCGCCGCCTGGCACGGACCGCTGCTCTATATCGGCGCCGTCCTCGCCCTCACGCTGGTCCTGCGCGTCGCCGCCCTGGGGCTGGGCGTGTGGCAGATGCGCCAGTTCGCGGTGATGGCCAAGGACATCACCTACCGCATCCGCCGCGACCTGCTCGGCCGACTCCAGCGGGTCTCCATGGCGGAGTACGAGATCCTCGGCAGCGGCACCGTCGCCTCCCACTTCGTCACCGACGTGGAGGCCATCGACCAGTTTCTCGGCACCGGCCTGAGCAAGTTCCTGGTGGCGGTCCTGACCCTGACCGGCACCGCCGCCATCCTGCTGTGGATGCACTGGCAGCTGGCGCTGTTCATCCTGTTCCTGAACCCGCTGGTGATCTACCTGACCACCCTCATGGGCCGGCGGGTGAAGCAGCTCAAGAAGCGCGAGAACAGCGCCTTCGAGCTGTTCCAGGAGTGCCTCACCGAGACCCTCGACGCCATCCAGCAGGTGCGCGCGGCCAACCGGGAGCGCTACTACCTGGGGCTGGTGGACCGCCGCGCCCGCGCCATCCGCGACCGCGCGGCGGCCTACACCTGGAAGAGCGAGGCGGCGACCCGCCTCTCCTTCGTGGTGTTCCTGTTCGGCTTCGACGTGTTCCGGGCGCTGTCGATGCTGATGGTGCTGTTCTCGGGCCTCAGCGTGGGCGAGATGATGGCGGTGTTCGGCTACCTCTGGTTCATGATGGGGCCGGTGCAGGAGGTGCTCGGCATCCAGTACGCCCACAGCGCCGCTTCCGGGGCCCTGGGGCGCATCAACCGCCTGTTCGACCTCCACGAGGAGCCCCACTATCCCCACCTGCGCGACCCCTTCAGCGGCAAGCTCACCACCGCGGTGCGGCTGGAGAACGTCAGCTTCGCCTACGGCGACGGCCCGCCGGTGCTGGACGGCGTCACGCTCGCCATCGCCCCGGGCGAGAAGGTGGCGCTGGTGGGCGCCAGCGGTGGCGGCAAGACCACCCTGGTGCAGGTGCTGCTGGGGCTCTACACCCCCACCGCCGGGCGGGTCTGCTTCGACGGCGTGCCGGTGACCGAGATCGGGCTGGAGGTGGTGCGCGAGAACGTGGCCACGGTCCTGCAGCACCCGGCCATCTTCAACGACACGGTGCGCATGAACCTCACCCTCGGGCGCGAGGCGTCCGACGCCGCCCTGTGGCGGGCGCTGGAGGTGGCGCAGCTCAGGGCGCTCGTGGAGCGGCTGCCGGCCGGGCTCGACACCCAGGTGGGGCGCCAGGGCGTGCGCCTCTCCGGCGGCCAGCGCCAGCGCCTGGCGGTGGCGCGGATGGTGCTCACCGATCCGAAGGTGGTGATCCTGGACGAGGCCACCTCGGCGCTCGACACCGAGACCGAAACGCGTCTGCATGCGGCCCTGCGGGAGTACCTGGCCGGGCGCACCACCCTCATCATCGCCCACCGCCTGAGCGCGGTGAGGCAGGCCGACCGGGTCTATGTCTTCGACGCCGGACACATCATCGAGGAGGGCCACCACGACGAGCTCATCCGCGCCGACGGCCTCTACGCCCGCCTCTACGGCAAGGTCCAGGAGTAG
- a CDS encoding YkgJ family cysteine cluster protein: MNRKQTRTSPLVPAGEMTAENKCGFCHGSKCCTYITQHMETPRSKKDFEFLLWQISHRGVQAYKDEDGWYLLINTPCTHLEPDGRCGIYASRPQICRDYSNDFCEYDAPAEEGFELFFDGYEALLAYCRKRFRRWGA, translated from the coding sequence ATGAACCGGAAACAGACCAGAACCAGCCCGCTGGTGCCGGCCGGGGAGATGACCGCGGAGAACAAGTGCGGCTTCTGCCACGGCAGCAAGTGCTGCACCTACATCACCCAGCACATGGAGACGCCGCGCTCGAAGAAGGACTTCGAGTTCCTGCTCTGGCAGATCTCCCACCGGGGCGTGCAGGCCTACAAGGACGAGGACGGCTGGTACCTGCTCATCAACACCCCCTGCACCCACCTGGAGCCGGACGGGCGCTGCGGCATCTACGCCAGCCGTCCGCAGATCTGCCGCGACTACTCCAACGATTTCTGCGAGTACGACGCGCCGGCGGAGGAGGGGTTCGAGCTCTTCTTCGACGGCTACGAGGCGCTGCTCGCCTACTGCCGCAAACGCTTCAGGCGCTGGGGGGCATGA